One genomic region from Thalassotalea sp. PS06 encodes:
- a CDS encoding flotillin family protein, with the protein MDQFTTGDNFTMILIIAGVALISMMTIGLIIAKLYIRATKEIAFVRTGMGGERVVKDGGAIVLPVVHETIPVNMNTLRIEVEKTQKDALITKDRMRVDVKADFYLRVAPNTEGISMAAQTLGTRTMRVEELKKLMESKFVDVLRAVAAEMTMTEMHEQRSEFVQKVQQNVMTDLEKNGLELESVSLTGFDQTDLQFFNENNAFDAEGRARLAKIIEEKRKETNDIEQENRILIEQRNLEAEKQSLDIQKEQQEAQLIQQQAIEFKRVEQQAEIVKQREVKEREEREAEIAKQRAVEAAEIEKAKNIEAQEIEKRKALEQARIQQERDVEVSMQEKQIAVAQKSEEESAARAKAAEAEKAKVEKEEAVITAKQIAVANRHKEIEVIDAKKEAEREAVGITVQAEADKRAAEDKAEAILTQARADADAKKLKAEADEKVYAVEAEGKKALYEAENTLRDEQVELQKSLAILQALPSIVASAVKPLENIEGIKILQGYGQGNTVASGTEGSAKSAGLSEQITNAALNYRANAPLVDSMMRELGIVDKENGSLSDLLTGEHPLVQDAITVTKPGPIATPPAADNAEQNLNGASE; encoded by the coding sequence ATGGATCAGTTTACTACAGGTGATAACTTCACCATGATATTAATCATCGCTGGTGTAGCATTAATTTCGATGATGACCATCGGTTTAATCATTGCCAAGCTTTATATTCGTGCTACCAAAGAAATCGCTTTTGTGCGCACCGGTATGGGCGGCGAACGTGTCGTTAAAGATGGTGGGGCTATTGTTCTGCCTGTTGTTCATGAAACCATCCCAGTAAACATGAACACCCTTCGAATTGAAGTTGAAAAGACTCAAAAAGACGCACTGATCACCAAAGATCGTATGCGTGTAGATGTAAAAGCTGACTTCTATCTGCGTGTTGCGCCAAATACTGAAGGTATTTCCATGGCAGCCCAGACCCTCGGTACCCGTACTATGCGTGTTGAAGAGCTAAAGAAGCTGATGGAATCAAAGTTTGTTGATGTTTTACGCGCCGTTGCTGCGGAAATGACTATGACGGAAATGCACGAGCAGCGCAGTGAATTTGTACAAAAAGTACAGCAAAACGTAATGACCGACCTTGAAAAAAATGGTCTTGAGCTGGAATCTGTATCATTAACCGGCTTTGACCAGACTGACCTTCAGTTCTTCAATGAAAACAACGCGTTCGATGCCGAAGGTCGTGCACGATTAGCGAAAATCATCGAAGAAAAACGTAAAGAAACCAATGATATCGAACAGGAAAACCGTATTCTTATCGAACAGCGTAACCTGGAAGCGGAAAAGCAGTCTCTTGATATTCAAAAAGAGCAACAGGAAGCACAGTTAATTCAACAGCAGGCGATTGAGTTTAAGCGTGTTGAACAACAGGCGGAAATCGTTAAGCAACGCGAAGTTAAAGAGCGTGAAGAGCGTGAAGCGGAAATTGCTAAACAACGTGCCGTTGAAGCTGCTGAGATTGAAAAAGCCAAGAATATCGAAGCCCAGGAAATCGAGAAGCGCAAAGCCCTTGAGCAGGCGCGCATTCAGCAAGAGCGTGACGTAGAAGTTTCGATGCAGGAAAAACAGATTGCCGTTGCGCAAAAATCGGAAGAAGAATCTGCAGCTCGAGCGAAAGCGGCAGAAGCTGAAAAAGCCAAAGTAGAAAAAGAAGAAGCGGTAATAACAGCTAAGCAGATTGCCGTCGCCAATCGTCATAAAGAAATCGAAGTTATCGACGCTAAGAAAGAAGCCGAACGTGAAGCGGTAGGTATCACGGTTCAAGCAGAAGCCGATAAACGTGCCGCTGAAGATAAAGCCGAAGCAATTTTGACCCAAGCTCGCGCCGACGCGGATGCCAAGAAGCTTAAAGCGGAAGCGGATGAGAAAGTGTATGCGGTAGAAGCGGAAGGTAAGAAAGCGCTTTATGAAGCAGAAAACACCTTGCGTGACGAGCAGGTTGAATTGCAAAAGTCATTAGCGATCCTGCAAGCGCTTCCTTCTATTGTTGCCAGCGCTGTTAAGCCGCTTGAGAACATCGAAGGCATTAAGATTTTACAAGGTTATGGCCAGGGCAACACAGTTGCATCCGGCACTGAAGGTTCTGCAAAAAGTGCCGGTCTTTCCGAGCAAATCACCAATGCCGCATTGAACTACCGTGCAAACGCGCCATTAGTTGATAGCATGATGCGCGAGTTAGGTATCGTAGATAAAGAAAATGGTAGCTTAAGCGACTTGCTTACCGGCGAACACCCACTGGTTCAGGATGCGATTACGGTAACTAAACCAGGGCCAATCGCCACTCCGCCAGCAGCAGACAATGCTGAGCAGAATCTGAACGGCGCCAGCGAATAG
- a CDS encoding DUF4212 domain-containing protein, which produces MNQSVEQQHDENPVETLTSEQYWRENLKLIAICLAIWFFVSFGCGILLVEPLNEIRLGGYKLGFWFAQQGSIYTFVILIFYYTRQMNKLDKKFGIKD; this is translated from the coding sequence ATGAATCAGTCTGTTGAGCAACAACATGATGAAAACCCTGTTGAAACTCTCACCAGCGAACAATACTGGCGAGAAAATCTTAAACTTATCGCAATCTGCCTGGCAATCTGGTTTTTTGTATCATTTGGCTGCGGCATCTTATTGGTCGAACCCCTGAACGAAATTCGCCTCGGCGGTTACAAACTCGGCTTCTGGTTTGCCCAGCAAGGCTCTATTTATACCTTTGTGATTCTGATTTTTTATTACACCCGGCAGATGAACAAGCTGGATAAGAAATTCGGCATTAAGGACTGA